The following coding sequences lie in one Musa acuminata AAA Group cultivar baxijiao chromosome BXJ3-1, Cavendish_Baxijiao_AAA, whole genome shotgun sequence genomic window:
- the LOC135628952 gene encoding G-type lectin S-receptor-like serine/threonine-protein kinase At2g19130, which produces MSARRRQMAQLLALCWSEFFLLFTFSAHTGVADDSLFRGQSLSGGQTMVSRGGKVELGFFAPGNSSKYYIGIWYKVSKQPVVWVANREKPVASASSSELTVAEDGNLVLRLKDSKSQIWSSNSSSSLASNSTVAELLDDGNLVLKDNITSDTLWQSFDHPTNAWLPGAKLGYNKLTGQYWFLTSWRNPEDPSPGMFTMEFDPNGSDQFYLVRDRRHRYATSGLWNGDTFTGIPEIKSNHFVDYSHVTNTNVNEFSYRVRDSAATHYLLIDFTGELRRQRWDNDAKVMLQFFSLPRDPCDVDGRCGPFGSCNNFTSAPCQCFHGFNPRSSNEWALGDHTGGCVRRTPLRCGERDGFLELPNTQPPANPVRMSTIGGREECRIACLRNCSCTAYAYQSECSIWQGDLLNLKSLGSSNGAESGAIYLRVDASELADNYHKDRKKTATIVVGAVSGVAVIAVVVLLLAMRYRKGATTGGSGGVQGPLIAFDYKLIRKATKGFSEKLGRGSFGSVFKGEMPDSGAIAVKRLESIRQGEKQFRMEVSTIGTIHHVNLVRLRGFCCEGDKRLLVYDYMPMGSLDSVLFADGREALDWKKRYGIALGIARGLAYLHEKCRECIMHCDIKPENILLDMDMCPKIADFGMAKLLGREFSRVLTTVRGTIGYLAPEWITGSAITPKADVYSFGLMLHEIVSGRRNTETREEWNRFYFPLWAAIKLQEGDTLCLLDPRLKGKADEEELSRVCRIACWCIQDLECSRPSMGEVVQQLEGVLDVSIPPIPALLKKLVDDESAENNHYYTTI; this is translated from the coding sequence ATGTCTGCTAGGAGAAGACAAATGGCTCAGCTTCTTGCTCTCTGCTggtctgaattctttcttctctttaccTTCAGCGCCCATACTGGTGTTGCAGATGACAGCCTCTTTCGAGGCCAGTCTCTCTCTGGAGGTCAGACCATGGTGTCCAGAGGTGGCAAGGTCGAGCTGGGTTTCTTCGCCCCAGGTAACTCTTCCAAGTACTACATAGGCATCTGGTACAAGGTGTCCAAGCAACCAGTAGTTTGGGTAGCCAACAGGGAGAAACCTGTTGCCAGTGCTTCATCCTCAGAGCTCACGGTCGCCGAAGATGGCAACCTTGTCCTCCGCCTCAAAGACTCGAAGAGCCAGATTTGGTCATCCAATTCCTCGAGCTCCCTTGCTTCCAACTCCACTGTCGCAGAGCTTCTTGATGATGGTAATCTCGTTCTTAAAGATAATATAACTTCTGACACCTTGTGGCAGAGCTTTGATCATCCTACCAACGCATGGCTCCCTGGAGCAAAGCTCGGATACAACAAGTTGACAGGACAATATTGGTTCCTCACTTCGTGGAGGAACCCAGAAGACCCTTCACCGGGAATGTTTACTATGGAGTTCGATCCGAATGGCAGCGACCAGTTCTACCTTGTGAGAGATCGGAGACATCGCTACGCGACCTCCGGGCTTTGGAATGGAGACACGTTTACAGGCATCCCAGAGATAAAATCGAACCACTTCGTTGACTACAGCCATGTTACCAACACGAACGTGAACGAGTTCAGCTACCGCGTCCGTGACAGCGCCGCCACACACTACCTACTGATAGATTTCACCGGTGAACTGAGGAGGCAGAGATGGGATAATGACGCCAAAGTGATGTTGCAGTTCTTCTCGCTTCCGAGGGATCCATGTGATGTGGATGGTCGCTGTGGGCCGTTCGGTAGCTGCAACAACTTCACCTCCGCTCCCTGTCAATGTTTCCATGGATTCAACCCACGGTCTTCGAATGAATGGGCCCTGGGAGATCACACCGGAGGGTGCGTCCGAAGAACCCCTCTACGCTGTGGGGAAAGAGATGGATTCCTCGAGTTACCCAACACGCAGCCGCCCGCCAACCCCGTGCGCATGTCAACCATCGGCGGTCGAGAAGAGTGTCGAATTGCTTGCTTGCGGAATTGTTCTTGTACTGCTTATGCTTATCAATCCGAGTGTTCGATTTGGCAGGGCGACCTTCTCAACCTCAAATCTTTGGGTTCGAGCAACGGAGCAGAATCAGGAGCTATTTATCTTCGTGTTGACGCTTCAGAATTGGCAGATAATTATCATAAGGACAGGAAAAAGACGGCGACGATTGTCGTCGGTGCAGTGTCAGGTGTTGCTGTTATCGCTGTCGTCGTCTTGCTTTTGGCCATGAGATACCGCAAGGGGGCAACCACCGGAGGTTCAGGAGGCGTTCAAGGTCCTCTAATTGCATTCGACTACAAGCTCATAAGAAAAGCCACCAAGGGCTTCTCCGAGAAACTCGGGCGAGGAAGCTTCGGGTCGGTGTTCAAGGGAGAGATGCCGGACTCGGGCGCCATAGCGGTGAAGAGACTGGAGAGCATACGGCAGGGGGAGAAGCAGTTCAGGATGGAAGTGAGCACCATCGGGACGATTCACCACGTCAATCTGGTCCGTCTCCGTGGCTTCTGCTGCGAAGGTGACAAGAGGCTGCTCGTCTACGACTACATGCCGATGGGCTCATTGGATTCCGTTCTGTTCGCCGATGGCCGCGAAGCTTTGGACTGGAAGAAAAGGTACGGGATCGCGCTGGGGATCGCAAGAGGCTTAGCGTATCTTCACGAGAAGTGCAGGGAATGCATCATGCACTGCGACATCAAGCCGGAGAACATACTTCTCGACATGGATATGTGTCCAAAGATCGCCGACTTCGGCATGGCAAAGCTTCTGGGCCGCGAGTTCAGCCGGGTGCTGACGACGGTGAGGGGGACCATCGGCTATCTCGCCCCGGAATGGATCACAGGATCCGCCATCACTCCCAAAGCGGACGTTTACAGCTTCGGGCTAATGCTGCATGAGATCGTCTCCGGAAGGCGAAACACGGAGACGCGCGAAGAATGGAATCGGTTTTACTTCCCTCTTTGGGCTGCAATCAAATTGCAAGAAGGCGACACTCTCTGCTTGCTGGATCCGAGGTTGAAGGGGAAGGCGGACGAGGAGGAGCTGAGTCGAGTGTGTAGGATTGCATGTTGGTGCATTCAGGATTTGGAGTGCAGTAGGCCGAGCATGGGAGAAGTGGTTCAGCAACTGGAGGGAGTATTAGACGTCAGCATACCGCCCATCCCtgccttgctaaagaagcttgtggATGATGAGTCGGCTGAGAATAACCACTACTACACCACCATCTAG